GCAGCAGCTGCTCCCGTATCGTTGAAGATAAAGGCAACAATGCTGGCAACCGCTATGCCCATTAACCCCGAAGTGAGACAGGGATAATCGCCTTTTATCTTCTTTAAGATACCAGCCGGTCGAATTATTAAAATGGGGAAAATCACCAATACCGCTATCAAGACCCTCGTCCAGAAAGTGTACCTGGTTCCCTTGACATTCATGGCAAACTTGCGTTGAATTATCTTTAATCCCTCACTTAAGCCTCCTTTTCGAATTAGGGTGATGGCCTTCCCCAGATGGGATGGGGGCGATATCCCGAATAAATCGAGGAATATAAGGAATGCAAGAGCAATGATTACCGCAAGGGCGATGAAGAGAATCAATTTCAAAGATATCTTGCGCTTCAGAAGCCCAAAATAGGTGGTAAGATATCCCACAACTGCGGCTATGGCTCCTCCGACATTGGTCCCCAGAGCTGGATGCCCGAATATGACTACCAGGCACAGAAAGGTCAGCCCAGCTAGCTTTACATGGGATTTTCGAGTAAAATTTGGTATCTCCAGGAGCGCGGTAATTCCAGCGATGCTTGAACCGATTAAAATCCCCATGCATTCGTTGCCTATACCGTAGAATCGTGCCCCGATAATGGGGCAATATCCTATTATCGAACGCTGCATGAGATGAGATCCCGTGAGCACATCCAGCAAAAGCACGCCTGAAGTGAGCAAGGTTATGAAGATGATAGGTGAAAGGGCTCTCCTTCCAGACCTGCCTGTCGGCAGACACGGCAACAAACTTATTAACACAACCACCGCACTTCCCAGGAAGGCCAAAATCATAGTCAAAGCGAGAGAAGAATAGATCGAAAAAGGCAAAAAAAGCAAGGTGACAGGGACACAGATAAGCCACAGCAACAGAAATTGCAGAGCTCTGAGTCGCTTGCGAGTCGTACCCATAAGCAAAAGTATGGTGGAGATGATCAGAACGAGTGCGATGGTGGTAACGTACATTTTTAGTGCGGGGACGCGAATTTTAGACCTATTGAATATTCGCTCATTGAGGGAGAGCAAATAGGAAATGGGTTGGTCTTGTGGTTCCGATTGGAGAGGGCATCCCAACATTTCGCTGGAAATTTTGGCTTCGAGGTATGAAAGTATGGTCGGGGTAATGTCGATGTTGCTCACAATTCCATGGCTTCTCGTGGTTTCAGAGGTGAGTACCCCCGGCTTTATGCCTCCCCCAGCCACGATGATGGGTGTGAGACTATTGCCCTCCTTGATCATCTCAATCGGTGGGGTGGGTGTAACCACAATGATGAGGGTCTTGCCCAGGTCAATCCGCGAGATTAGCCTCCCGATGAACTCATCTGCTCGCTTTAAAGCGGATTTTCTCTCACTGGATACCTTCCAATCCATGAGCAGTGGGGAGCAGGCATTGACCCGCGATGTGTCGCCCGTCTCTATCGCCAGAAAATCGACTTTTCTCAAGAGATGAAGGGATTTGGAAAGGAGAACATCGTAGTCCGTTTGCCAACCACCTGGGCTCATGGGATTTTTTCGAAGAATATTCCGTCCAACATCCCCAAAAGGAGTTCTCCCCAGCTGATCCATGGATATTAAGGATATCTCTCGATGGAATTCTTGATCCACATCGGCGTTTCCGAGGACACCCGCTTTGAGCTTCGCCTCCTTCAATGCCGTCCCCAAACTTCCTGGAAAAATATTCCAAGGAAGTCTTGCGTTTTGGCGGGAAATCTTGGCAATGGTCAAAGTGACTACTCCATCTGGCGGGGGTTTTATCCCCGTCCGCTGCCAGAAGATTTCACCGGTGGGATTTGTTTCATAAACCTCAGAGGAATTGAAGGCTAAACCCCCAAGGGCTCCGCCTTCCGCTTTCGCTCCCGCTCCAATGGAAAGATAATTGTTAGTAGGGGATATCCTCGAAGCCGTCCTGGTGTTCATCAATCCCATGGCGCCTTTTTCGATCAGCCCATGGAGATGGATTAAATCACGGTGGCTTAAATCCTCGATGCCAACCCCATCGATGACAATGAGAATGACCTTTCTGCTCTCTCTTGCCTCTGTCCTCACGGGGCAGAACAGGGAGAATAATCCAATAACCAGAAAAACTGGGATAAAAAAGAGGCAATTTCTCCTCAATTTGGTGGTCATTTCTCTCCCAGCCCTTGCGCTGATATCGTCAGCTTTTTTCACAAATATATCGCATGGTTTCTATGGCTTGATCTATATCCTCCATTGTGTTAAAGTATCCCATGCTGAATCTCACTGCCCCAAGCCCCTCTGTGCCAATGGTCCTATGAGCATCTGGTGCGCAGTGTAGCCCAGACCGAACTGTAATATCGAAGGCCTGATCCAAAATGAACTCCACTTCGTGAGGGTTCATTCCCTCCACATTCAAGGAAACCACCGGTGCTCTCTCCTCACCGGCCTGTGGTCCATAGAGTTTAATCCGGGGCATTTTCCTCAATCCCTCCAATAAATGAAGAGTAAGATCCCTCTCCAAATCATGGATGCTTTGAAGTCCTATATCTCGAATGAATTTTAAGCTCGCTCCCAAACCGGCGATCCCGGGCGTATTTGGGGTTCCCGCCTCGTATCTCTCCGGCCGGATGCGCGGCTGAAATGGGTCATCGGAATATCCGCCAGTGCCTCCCTGTTTTAGCTCCTTGAGATCGATATCGGGGTTTATATAAAGACCACCCGTGCCTTGAGGTCCCAAAAGCCCTTTATGCCCACAAAAGGCCAAAAGATCGATGTTCATGTCTTGAACGTCTATAGGGAAGATCCCAGCAGTTTGAGCTGCGTCGACCATGAAAAAAATGGCCTTTCCCCGCGCGATTTCCCCAACGTCCTCGATGGGCATCAGTGTTCCCGTGACGTTTGAGGCATGGGTCATCACGATGAGTTTAGTATCGTGTGAGATGGAGTCCCGGAGATCATCGAGGTCAAGATGGCCCTTATGAGAGCACTTTATCTTCGTGACCTTGATCCCTTGTGCTTCTAAATCCTTTAAGGGTCTGGTCACGGCATTGTGCTCCATGCTCGTGGTGATGACATTGTCGCCGGGCTTAAGGAGCCCCTTGAGTCCCAAGTTTATGGCTTCGGTGGCAT
This genomic stretch from Actinomycetota bacterium harbors:
- a CDS encoding aminotransferase class V-fold PLP-dependent enzyme: MIYLDNAATSYPKPKPVMEAIEECFKRAGSPGRGAHKMALAASRVILETRELLAELFNVKDPANIVFTLNATEAINLGLKGLLKPGDNVITTSMEHNAVTRPLKDLEAQGIKVTKIKCSHKGHLDLDDLRDSISHDTKLIVMTHASNVTGTLMPIEDVGEIARGKAIFFMVDAAQTAGIFPIDVQDMNIDLLAFCGHKGLLGPQGTGGLYINPDIDLKELKQGGTGGYSDDPFQPRIRPERYEAGTPNTPGIAGLGASLKFIRDIGLQSIHDLERDLTLHLLEGLRKMPRIKLYGPQAGEERAPVVSLNVEGMNPHEVEFILDQAFDITVRSGLHCAPDAHRTIGTEGLGAVRFSMGYFNTMEDIDQAIETMRYICEKS